A window from Vigna angularis cultivar LongXiaoDou No.4 chromosome 7, ASM1680809v1, whole genome shotgun sequence encodes these proteins:
- the LOC108337465 gene encoding uncharacterized protein LOC108337465, with protein sequence MASLSVSMVLPLSSASKTRSKSNPPPSEAFLKRSAAKKLSEAEPKRLNMEASLKEIAVKGLSAAVVTSGMVIPEVAHAAGYDFSPSLQNFLLSIAAGGVVLVAIFGAVIGVANFDPVKRT encoded by the coding sequence ATGGCTTCTCTCTCCGTTTCAATGGTTCTGCCACTCAGCTCCGCCAGCAAGACCAGGTCAAAGTCAAACCCTCCTCCCTCCGAAGCGTTCTTGAAGAGGAGTGCGGCGAAGAAATTGTCAGAGGCAGAACCAAAAAGGCTCAACATGGAAGCGTCTTTGAAGGAAATAGCAGTGAAGGGTCTCAGCGCTGCTGTAGTAACATCGGGCATGGTGATTCCTGAAGTGGCTCATGCAGCGGGATATGACTTCTCTCCTTCGCTCCAAAACTTTCTGCTAAGTATTGCTGCTGGTGGGGTTGTGCTCGTGGCGATATTTGGTGCTGTTATCGGAGTCGCCAACTTTGATCCAGTTAAGAGAACTTGA
- the LOC108337212 gene encoding thermospermine synthase ACAULIS5, translating to MGEAPVFFINGFSKFEHEIQQQNHVNDQNHDSSWYEEIIDEDLKWSFKLNSVLHKAISEYQDITLLDTKRFGKALVLDGKMQSAETDEFIYHECLIHPSLLCHPNPKTVFIMGGGEGSAAREALKHKSMDRIVMCDIDKEVVDFCKKYLIANREAFSNKKLDLVINDAKAELVKRKERFDIIVGDLADPLEDGPCYQLYTKSFYENTLKPKLNDNGIFVTQAGPAGIFTHKEVFTSIYNTIKQVFKYVIAYTTHVPSFADTWGWVMASDQPLSICAEEMDRRIAERIDGELLYLNGAWFHSSTTMNKTVYQSLQNETHVYTEENARFIPGHGMAFRL from the exons ATGGGTGAAGCTCCAGTGTTCTTCATTAACGGGTTCTCAAAGTTTGAACACGAAATCCAACAACAGAACCATGTGAACGACCAGAACCATGATTCCTCTTGGTACGAGGAAATCATCGATGAAGATCTGAAATGGTCTTTTAAACTCAACAG TGTGCTTCATAAAGCGATTAGTGAATACCAGGATATAACACTCTTAGACACCAAGCGTTTTGGCAAG GCTTTGGTTCTTGATGGGAAGATGCAGAGTGCAGAAACAGACGAGTTTATCTATCACGAATGCTTGATTCACCCTTCTCTTTTGTGTCACCCTAA TCCCAAGACTGTCTTTATAATGGGCGGAGGCGAAGGCTCTGCAGCAAGGGAAGCCCTTAAGCACAAGTCAATGGACAGAATCGTTATGTGCGACATCGATAAG GAAGTAGTAGATTTCTGCAAAAAATACTTGATTGCAAATAGGGAAGCATTTTCTAATAAGAAGCTGGACCTTGTGATCAATGATGCGAA GGCTGAATTGGTGAAGAGAAAGGAGAGATTTGACATCATTGTTGGAGATTTAGCAGACCCACTTGAAGATGGACCATGTTACCAACTCTACACCAAATCCTTCTATGAGAACACACTCAAACCAAAGTTAAATGATAATGGCATTTTTGTCACCCAG GCTGGACCAGCTGGTATCTTCACACACAAAGAGGTTTTCACTTCTATATATAACACAATCAAACAGGTCTTCAAAT ATGTCATTGCATACACAACTCATGTACCATCATTTGCTGACACATGGGGATGGGTCATG GCTTCGGATCAACCACTATCAATTTGTGCTGAAGAAATGGACAGAAGAATTGCAGAAAGAATAGATGGAGAACTTCTCTATCTAAATGGTGCTTGGTTCCATTCATCCACAACCATGAATAAAACTGTTTACCAATC TCTGCAGAATGAAACTCATGTGTACACAGAAGAAAATGCTAGATTTATTCCTGGGCATGGAATGGCTTTTCGTCTCTAA